A portion of the Bactrocera neohumeralis isolate Rockhampton chromosome 2, APGP_CSIRO_Bneo_wtdbg2-racon-allhic-juicebox.fasta_v2, whole genome shotgun sequence genome contains these proteins:
- the LOC126760144 gene encoding serine protease easter-like — MMGIRLNIYLFLVIVTTLRLHFATAATSGDSCLTPSAMSGSCINLEECRYLYELVLDPNLSLNDRMYLRSSQCGYKNGKVLICCPPNYLKLSATTTPRPAQADTAMVFPESVALKTTATTTSSSVNIKANNSQLLPNFPECGNMLENRIYGGTETAIDEFPWLALLEYTNRNGGKGFHCGGVLINDRYVLTAAHCVFEKDIPFGWRLTSVRLGEWDTRTDPDCTADGCAPKYRSNYIERTTTHPGYGKHNDPNDIALVRLTASVPFSDYIKPICLPRSQSLRNATFLNYVMDAAGWGKTEKTNNNPVKLKTTIKIKDFSGCVDKYSVLYNIPLESSQLCAGGDGGNDTCSGDSGGPLMFQDIVNGKPVYFVAGIVSFGPSLCGVAGWPAIYTRVGAFIDWIESTIEP, encoded by the exons ATGATGGGAATCAGGttgaatatttacttatttttggtGATTGTGACAACACTTCGGCTACATTTCGCCACAGCTG CAACAAGCGGTGACTCCTGCCTTACGCCAAGTGCCATGTCAGGATCTTGCATTAACTTGGAAGAATGTCGCTACCTCTACGAATTGGTGCTAGATCCAAATCTTTCGCTAAACGATCGTATGTATTTGCGTAGTAGCCAGTGTGGATATAAAAATGGCAAAGTACTG ATATGTTGTCCACCAAATTATCTAAAACTAAGCGCTACTACAACTCCCCGTCCAGCACAAGCTGACACAGCCATGGTTTTCCCAGAATCGGTTGCTTTAAAGACAACTGCAACCACCACCTCTTCCAGCGTCAACATTAAGGCCAACAATTCACAATTACTACCAAATTTTCCAGAATGCGGTAATATGCTTGAGAATCGTATTTATGGTGGCACCGAGACGGCGATAGATGAGTTTCCTTGGCTGGCCTTATTGGAGTACACAAACC GTAATGGTGGAAAAGGGTTTCATTGTGGCGGAGTATTAATAAACGATCGATATGTGTTAACAGCGGCGCATTGCGTTTTTGAGAAAGACATTCCATTTGGTTGGCGTTTGACCAGCGTACGTTTAGGCGAATGGGACACACGCACTGATCCCGACTGCACAGCGGATGGTTGTGCGCCCAAGTATAGAAGTAACTACATTGAACGGACCACAACACACCCAGGTTATGGAAAACATAATGACCCTAACGACATAGCTTTGGTACGGCTCACAGCATCGGTGCCATTCAGTGATTATATCAAACCAATTTGTTTACCGAGATCACAAAGCCTTCGTAATGCTACATTCTTAAATTACGTAATGGATGCGGCCGGTTGGGGTAAAACTGAGAAGACTAATAATAATCCCGTTAAATTGAAAACCACCATTAAGATTAAAGACTTCAGCGGATGTGTAGACAAATATTCggttttatataatatacctTTGGAGAGTTCACAGTTGTGTGCCGGTGGCGACGGTGGCAACGATACTTGTAGCGGCGATTCTGGTGGTCCACTAATGTTTCAAGATATCGTAAATGGTAAACCGGTTTATTTTGTGGCGGGTATAGTATCGTTTGGTCCAAGTTTATGCGGTGTTGCAGGTTGGCCGGCGATTTACACCAGAGTTGGCGCGTTCATAGATTGGATTGAGAGCACAATAGAACCATAG